A DNA window from Setaria viridis chromosome 2, Setaria_viridis_v4.0, whole genome shotgun sequence contains the following coding sequences:
- the LOC117843863 gene encoding EID1-like F-box protein 2 → MVLVVKQHRCTHSASCVCTKGHLSEDALFLVFRHMNWNPRLIAILSCVCKWFDEVAKQVLWKEFCHARAPKMMLDLHSGGSHIVDGNWKALGKLLIYCNGCTKGGLFNNIHVPGHFVFRTRFSRTAGKSFLPLPCKSDVLYVSDPCEHLDQGEEGDLGFFRGIFKSFATSRVKKMLIEKRARFHPRELCPYCKAKLWNMFQENMIPRSASARLGAYDDSVEYFVCLNGHVIGISTLLPLSDSEEAADE, encoded by the coding sequence ATGGTGTTGGTGGTGAAACAACACCGCTGCACACATTCGGCGAGCTGCGTCTGCACCAAGGGCCATCTCAGTGAGGATGCCCTCTTCCTCGTCTTCCGCCACATGAACTGGAACCCAAGGCTGATAGCTATCCTCTCATGCGTGTGCAAGTGGTTTGATGAGGTTGCCAAGCAGGTGCTGTGGAAGGAGTTCTGTCATGCAAGGGCGCCGAAGATGATGCTGGACTTGCATTCAGGTGGCAGCCACATTGTTGATGGAAACTGGAAAGCGCTCGGGAAGCTGCTTATCTACTGCAATGGATGCACAAAAGGGGGGCTTTTTAACAACATTCATGTACCGGGCCATTTCGTGTTCAGGACGCGCTTCTCGAGGACTGCAGGCAAGAGTTTCCTGCCTCTGCCATGTAAGTCAGACGTCCTGTATGTGTCAGATCCATGCGAGCATCTTGATCAGGGTGAAGAAGGCGACTTGGGTTTCTTTCGAGGTATCTTTAAGTCATTCGCCACCTCAAGGGTAAAGAAGATGTTGATTGAGAAGCGGGCTAGGTTTCATCCAAGGGAGTTGTGCCCTTATTGTAAGGCCAAGCTATGGAACATGTTCCAGGAGAATATGATTCCGAGAAGTGCTTCCGCTAGGCTGGGTGCTTATGATGATTCTGTGGAGTATTTTGTATGCCTGAATGGACATGTTATTGGAATTAGCACACTGCTACCGCTCTCAGATTCAGAGGAGGCAGCAGATGAGTAA